Below is a genomic region from Helianthus annuus cultivar XRQ/B chromosome 2, HanXRQr2.0-SUNRISE, whole genome shotgun sequence.
GTCAAAGGAGGAAAGCGCGACTATCGCTAGATACAACGAAGAGATGAAGGTCCAGACAACAAGAAGCTCAGAAAGCTAGAAACTCATATGGTGCAAGGAGGTCCACGGCGACCAAGAAAAAACTACAACAAGCGCGCGCAGGATGATTCATGGCGCGAGAAGCAAGTGGTGTTCCCAGTTGTCAGGGGAGGTCCAAGAGAAAAGCGACCAATAGTCATCCCAGGGGTGATCGGCCACTACCAAACATATTACATCTTTATCGATCCTGGGAGCACCGCAGACATCATATATGaacaatgcttcaatcaattCGACCAAGAGGATAAGGCGCGCCTAGAACCAGTCGATTACccactaactggtttctgcaacgaggCCGTCTTTCCCCTAGGACAAATATCATTCCCAGTATTGCTTTCTGATGGGAGAAATTCAAGAACCGAAGAAGTCACATTCATGGTGCTACCGGCACATTCAAGACATGACATCCTCCTaggaagagaatcccaaggagatttcagcaTGATCTGTTCCGCACCACATTCTGCCATAGGCTTTCCAACCGAAACAGGCATTGCGTTGATTTACGCAAGCAAAGAAGTGCTAACAACAGATGAAATCAGACCGGCAAAAGCAAGCAAACAGGCACCGCGCATAGAAGCAGAGAAATGGGTATTGAACAGCGCATACCCAGAACAAACAGTCACTCTGGGACCCGCAATGTCTGATTTAACGCGCGCGGCGCTAAAGAAATTACTGCATGACaacatggacgtgttcgcctggacaccggctgatatggttggtgttccacggcaTATAGCAGAACACCGGCTAAATGTCTCAGAGGATGCAAAGCCGGTAGTGCATGCTAAACGACACCTGGGAGACATCAAGCACGATGCAATGAAAGAACAAGTGTTGGAACTGCTAAACGCAGGAATCAACAGAGAAGTCCAGTATCAAACATGGGTAGCAAGCCCAGTAATGGTAAAGAAACCGAATGGTAgttggagaatgtgtgtcgactacaaagatctgaacaaagcatgtcccCGTGACTGCTACGCTTTACCAGACATAGACGAGAAAATAGATTCTCTGGCAACGTTTCGATGGAAATGTTTtctggattgctacaaaggataccaccAGGTCCAGATGGCTGTTCAATATGAAgataaaaccgcattccgcacgccAACGGGGTTATACTGCTACACCAAGATGCCGTTCGGCTTAAAGAATGCAGGTGCTACATACCAACGGCTGATGAACGAAACATTCAGTGACGCCATCGGTAAATACATAGAAGTATACATGGATGATCTGGTAATCATGAGCAAGGAGGAGAGCGCGATGCTGGCAAATATTCAGAAAACCTTCAACACGCTGCGCAACGTGAGCATCAAACTGAATCCAGCAAAGTGCTCATTCGGAATAGAGGAAGGAAAGTTTTTGGGCTTCATAGTCACTAAAGATGGTTTTAAGGTGAACCCAGAAAAGGTCCAGGCCATAGAGAGGATGCCTTCACCAGCAAACGTCAAAGACATGCAAAAGCTCGCAGGACGATTGGCAGCACTCAATCGGTTCCTAGCTAACCACGCAGCAAAATCCTTCCCATTCATCAAGACCTTGCGCAATTGCATGAAGAAAAACCAATTCCAATGGACCCCGGAAGCAGAAAAtgcgttccgcgagatgaaagactgtctcatcaagctgccaactctaaccgcacctaACAAAGGAGAGCCTTTGGTCCTGTACCTCTCAGCTTCCGACAGGGCCGTCGGAGCCGTACTGCTGGTTGATAGACAAGGTGTCCAAACACCTGTGTATTACGTGTCCAGAACCTTGACAGACCCAGAAACCAGATACACAATCATGGAAAAGCTCGTCCTTGCACTGATTCATGCGTCAAGAAGGCTGCGCCGATATTTCGCCAATCACGTCATCCACGTGCTAACAAATTACAATATTGGGAATATCCTAGCAAGGCCAGAAGTATCAGGAAGGTTGGCCAAATGGGCGATAGAGCTAGGGGGACACAACGTAGTCTTCAGACCACGACCGTCGATCAAAGGCCAAGTTTTGGCAGACTTCATGACGGAAGTTACGGATGACAAAGACAGAGAGTGTAAAGCGATGGAGAAAGCTGAGAAAAAACAAACCGAAGAGCCATGGCTGCTGTATACAGACGGTGCATCCAACGAAGATGGGGCAGGCGCGGGGCTACGGCTAGTAAGCCCTGACAAACACGAGTTCACTTACGCCATACGCCTAGACTTCAAGAGCACAAATAACGAAGCAGAGTACGAAGCCTTTCTGGCCGGCTTGCGTTTGGCAATCAAAATGGGAGTCCGACACATTGAAGCACATGTGGACTCCATGTTAGTAGCAGGCCAAATCAATGGTCAATACGAAGCCAAGGGCGACATAATGGCACTCTATCTCAACCAAGCAAAGACGTTGCTGCAAACCTTCTATTCttacaaggtgcaccacataaaCCACAGTGAAAACAAGCCGGCAGACGCCTTAAGCAAGCTTGCGTCAACAAGCTTCCAGCACCTAGCCAAAGACGTGCGCATAGAAGTTTTAAGCAACCCATCTGTCCCACTCAGAGAAGTCAGCGTCATCCAAACAGGAACCACGTCCTGGATGACACCCATAATCATGTACTTACAGTCCGGGATACTTCCAGAAAATAAAGCTGAGGCACCGAAAATCCAGTATAAATCAGAACATTATCAGATGGCAGACGGGATATTGTACCGAAAGTCATATCTCGGCCCGCTGCTAAGATGTGTTGACGCCGACGACGCAAATTATCTGATCCGGGAAGTACATGAAGGCAT
It encodes:
- the LOC110888732 gene encoding uncharacterized protein LOC110888732, with product MVGVPRHIAEHRLNVSEDAKPVVHAKRHLGDIKHDAMKEQVLELLNAGINREVQYQTWVASPVMVKKPNGSWRMCVDYKDLNKACPRDCYALPDIDEKIDSLATFRWKCFLDCYKGYHQVQMAVQYEDKTAFRTPTGLYCYTKMPFGLKNAGATYQRLMNETFSDAIGKYIEVYMDDLVIMSKEESAMLANIQKTFNTLRNVSIKLNPAKCSFGIEEGKFLGFIVTKDGFKVNPEKVQAIERMPSPANVKDMQKLAGRLAALNRFLANHAAKSFPFIKTLRNCMKKNQFQWTPEAENAFREMKDSSDRAVGAVLLVDRQGVQTPVYYVSRTLTDPETRYTIMEKLVLALIHASRRLRRYFANHVIHVLTNYNIGNILARPEVSGRLAKWAIELGGHNVVFRPRPSIKGQVLADFMTEVTDDKDRECKAMEKAEKKQTEEPWLLYTDGASNEDGAGAGLRLVSPDKHEFTYAIRLDFKSTNNEAEYEAFLAGLRLAIKMGVRHIEAHVDSMLVAGQINGQYEAKGDIMALYLNQAKTLLQTFYSYKVHHINHSENKPADALSKLASTSFQHLAKDVRIEVLSNPSVPLREVSVIQTGTTSWMTPIIMYLQSGILPENKAEAPKIQYKSEHYQMADGILYRKSYLGPLLRCVDADDANYLIREVHEGICGIHAGPRMVVAKVMNAGYYWPGMHLDAVKELRKCSGCQRHAPKTMRPKNELVPVTTAWPFQQWGIDMVGPFPEAPGAVKFIIVAVDYFTKWVEAKALASTTSAVVKRFISEQIICRFGLPLRIITDNGTNFAADDLERWFKELNIEHTFSSVAHPQGNGQVEAVNKSIVDGIKARLGEKRRGWVDELPSILWAHRTMPKTSNVETPFSLKNQGNWLPNGKARTSLMRSSARGHTSYAP